A stretch of DNA from Yoonia sp. G8-12:
ACGTCGGGGTCGCGACCTATATGAATTGACTCAAAGTTGCGGTTGTTGTCCAGCCAATACCCGTAGCCGCCGTCGCCGGTGACGCTAATATCGACACTGTCGCCGTAGAAATCCTTGGCGAGTTCGAGCGCTTCCTCTGCATTTGGCGCACAAAAAGCTTCGTAGCCATTTTTGTAGTATTCGATCGCACCACTTGCCGCCTCAACTAACTCATGGCCGGATGCTTTCTTTGGCCCATACCAGACCGGGATCTGATGTCCCCACCAGAGCTGGCGCGAGATGCACCATGGCTCGATGTTCTCCAGCCAGTGGTAATACACCTTCTCGCCGCTTTCCGGCATGATTTTGGTGCGGCCTTCCTTCACCGCCTCCAGTGCGGGGCCGACGATTTTGGCGGTGTCAACGAACCATTGGTCGGTCAGCATCGGTTCGATCACGACTTTTGAGCGGTCACCGAAGGGCTGCATGATCTTTTTGGCTTCGACGAAGGGTTCCCAATGGCCCGCGTCCCGGACTTGATCCGGGACCTCCGCGTTATCCTCCCGAGGTCCCGGCTCGGGGGCCGGGACGAAGGTCATCACTGCGTTGCCCTCGGCCGTGATATCCGCCACCACGCGCTTGCGCGCTTCAAACCTGTCTAGCCCGCGGTATTCTTCGGGCACCATGTTCATCGCGGCGATCATTGCCTCGTCGAACTCCTGTTCGCCATTGGCAATCGCTTGGGCGGTCGCGGCTTCTTCGATGTATGGTTTACCGTCGGCGCGCATCGCCCCTTTGGTGTCCATCAGGTTATACATCGGGATGTTGCCGCGCTTGGCGACTTCGTAGTCGTTGAAGTCATGCGCGCCGGTGATTTTCACGGCACCTGAGCCGAAATCCATATCGGGGTAAGGGTCTGTGATGATCGGGATCAGGCGGCGTTGTTCTTTCGGCCCCACGGGAATTTCGCACAGTTTACCGACGATTGGCGCATAACGTTCATCGTCTTTATGGACCGCAACCGCACCGTCGCCCAGCATCGTCTCAGGCCGGGTCGTGGCGATGGAAATGTAATCGCGGGTCTCGCGCAAGGTTATGTTGCCGTCTTCGTCTTTTTCGACGTATTCATAGGTTTCGCCACCGGCCAGCGGGTATTTGAAGTGCCACATGTGGCCGTCGACTTCGATGTTCTCGACTTCGAGGTCAGAGATGGCGGTTTCAAAATGCGGGTCCCAATTGACCAGACGCTTGCCGCGATAGATCAGGCCCTTGTTGTACATCTCGACAAAGACTTTGAGCACGGCGTCGTGAAAATTGCCGGGTTTTTCGGTCGCGGGCGCGCTTTCGGCCCCCGACATAGTGAATGCCGAGCGGGACCAGTCCATGCTGTCGCCCAAGCGCCGCGCTTGTTGTTCGATCTGCCCCCCGTTGGCCGCCTTCCATTCCCAGACTTTCCCAAGGAATTTCTCGCGCCCCATTTCGGTGCGTTTGGGCAGGCCTTTTGCGGCAAGGTCCTTTTCCACCATCAACTGTGTCGCAATGCCTGCGTGATCCAGTCCGGGCTGCCAGAGCGTGTCATAGCCCTGCATCCGCTTCCAGCGGGTTAGCATATCCATGATCGTGTGGTTGAATGCGTGGCCGACGTGCAGATGCCCCGTCACATTCGGGGGTGGCAGCATGATGCAAAAGGTCTCATCGCGGGACGCATTTGCGCCTGCTTTGAAGGCGCCAGCCTGTTCCCACATCTCATAGAGGCGGGGTTCTGCGGTTTTGGCGTCGAATGTCTTTTCCATCGGCATCGGTTTGGTCCTTGCTGTGTTTGCTGCGCAAATAACGTGCCGATGGGGTGAGGGGAAGAGTAAGGTGGGTTTAAACCCACCTTACCTGTTGAAAAGTAGCTTTTCGAGGTTGCCGCTGGACTTGAACCAATCCACCGCTAGGGTCTGCGTCAAGCGAGCGAGGTGCAGCAATGGAAAAATTCGGTAAAAGCCAATCGGTGACACGGGTCGAGGACCAGCGGTTTCTGACAGGCCGTGGCCGCTATGTTGATGATATTGCACCACCGAATGCGCTTTTTGCATATTTTTTGCGTGCCACCGTCGCGCATGGTGAAATCACTTCGCTTGATCTCGATGAGGCCCGCGCGATGCCGGGGGTGCATCTGATTGCGACGGCTGACGATCTTGTGCGGGCTGGTGTCGTGCTAGGGCTTGCCGCATCAACGGTCAAAAATCGCGATGGATCACCGGGAGCAGCACCTGAGCGCCCGCTGCTGGCGCAGGGCCGCGTGCGACATGTGGGTGAGGCGATTGCCATGATCGTGGCCGATACGCTGGCTGCGGCCAAAGATGCCGCCGAGATGATCCTCGTGGAAATTGACGACCTGCCTGTCCATGTCGATCTTGCCGTTGGCGGCGAGGCGATCCATGCCGAGGCCCCCGAAAACCTTGCCTATGACTGGGGGCTTGGTGACGAAGCGGCCACGCGCACGCGGATCCAAGAGGCTGCACATGTCGTCACCGTCGACGTGATGGACAACCGGATTATCGCCAACGCGATGGAGCCGCGCGGATGCTACGCCGAGGTTGTGGATGGTCGTTTGCATGTTGCACTCAACGGGCAAGGTGTATGGGTTCCCAAAGCAGACCTTGCGCGGCATTTCAAACTTGATCCTGCCGAAATCCGCGTCACCACCCCCGATGTGGGCGGCGGTTTCGGGATGAAGGCCATGCGCTATCCCGAACCCTTTTGTGTCGCACATGCCGCCCGCGTGCTGGGGCGTCCGGTGCGCTGGATGTCGGACCGGAGCGAAGCGATGTTGTCGGATAACTCAGGGCGTGATTTGACGACGACGGCAACACTTGCCTTTGATGCTAACTATCAAATCACCGCCTATCAGATTGATACGATTGCAAATATGGGCGCGTATAATTCACAGTTCGCACAAGGGATCCAAACCGATCTCTTTTCCAAGGTCTTGATGGGCACCTACGATGTGCAGACGGCCTATATGCGCACACGGGGGATTTATACCAACACGACGCCTGTTGACGCCTATCGTGGGGCCGGGCGGCCCGAGGCTATTTTTGTGCTGGAACGCACCATAGACGAAGCGGCGCGGCAGTTGGGTGTTGATCCTTGGATGTTGCGGGAGAAGAATTTCATCGCGCCTGACAAGTTTCCTTACAAAACTGTTTCGGGCGTGACCTATGACGTAGGTGATTTTGCGATGGTGCTGGCCAGTGCGGGGCGCGAGGCCGACCGCGCGGGCTTTGCCGCGCGCAAGGCGGCGTCCGCCAAGAACGGGAAATTGCGGGGGCAGGGGCTTTGCTATTACATTGAAAGCATCCTTGGAAACCCGTCCGAGACAACCGCGGTGGAATTTACGCCCGAGGGTGCCACGATCTACGTCGGAACCCAGTCTAACGGGCAGGGGCATGAAACGGTTTATGCGCAATTCCTGTCCGATCAGACCGGAATTCCCGCAGATCAGATCGCCGTGGTGCAGGGCGACAGTGACCGGATCGCCACGGGTGGCGGCACGGGCGGGTCGCGCTCGGTCACTGTGCAGAACACAGCGACACTGGCGGCGGTTGATGTGATCCTTGAGGGCTTCACCGCGTTTCTGGCGGATGTCGAAGGCGTGGATGCCAGCGCCATCAGCTTTGATGATGAACGGTTCCGCATTGCCGGATCGAACCTGACACCAACGATGCTTGAGGTCGCGGATCTGGCGCGAGATGCGGGCCGTGATGATCTGCTGCGCCATGCAGCAACCATCAAGCTCGACAATCGTAGCTTCCCGAACGGGGCGCATGTGACCGAGGTCGAAATTGATCCAGAAACCGGTGTTGTGACCGTAGATCGCTACACGGTCGTTGATGATTTTGGCAACCTGATCAACCCGATGCTGGTTGAGGGCCAAGTGCACGGTGGCGTGGCGCAGGGCATCGGTCAGGCGCTGACCGAGCGTGTTGTTTTTGATGACGACGGCCAGCTGCTCACGGCGAGTTTTATGGACTATGGGATGCCGCGCGCCGATGATCTGCCGATGATCAAGTTTTCGACTGAATGCGTGCCGTCGACCTACAACCCCATGGGGATGAAGGGGTGCGGAGAGGCAGGGACCGTTGGCGCCCTTGCCGCGATGGCAAACGCTGTGCTTGATGCGCTTTGGGATGTTGGTGTGCGTGAGGTCGAAATGCCATTCACACCCCACCGTGTCTGGGAAACTATCCACAAAGCAAAGGCCGACCGTGCAGCTGCGTGATTGGTTCTTTGGCCTTTTTGGCAGGCGTGCGCGCAGCGAAGAAAGCGGTATTCGCGGGCGTGGCCCGGCGATCCATGTGGTTATCCTTGATGGCACGATGTCTTCGCTCGCCGAAGGCCGCGAAACGAATGCAGGGCTGACGTTCAAACTCCTCAGCGAGGTCAGCGCCACCAGAAATTTGACCGTTCACTATGAAGCGGGCATTCAATGGCGCGACTGGAAAACCACGTGGGACGTGATGACTGGCAAAGGGATCAACCGGCAGATCACACGGGCTTATGGTGTTGTGGCCTCACGTTATCGCGAAGGGGATAAGATTGTTCTCGTGGGTTATTCGCGGGGCGCTTATGCGGTGCGTTCTTTGGCGGGCGTGATTGATCTGGTGGGGTTGGTAAGGTCTGAACATGCAACTGTCAGGGCAATCCGCCAAGCCTATCGCCACTATAGCAGCGGTGCGCAAAGCCAAGTAGTGCAAGATTTTCGCACGCACTATTGTCACCCGTCCATTGAGGTCGAAGCGGTTGCTGTCTGGGATACGGTCAAAGCGCTGGGCCTGCGGTTGCCAATCATCTGGCGCTGGGCGGAAGCGCAGCACGATTTTCACAATCACGCGCTTGGTCCGCATATTCGCAAC
This window harbors:
- a CDS encoding valine--tRNA ligase, whose translation is MPMEKTFDAKTAEPRLYEMWEQAGAFKAGANASRDETFCIMLPPPNVTGHLHVGHAFNHTIMDMLTRWKRMQGYDTLWQPGLDHAGIATQLMVEKDLAAKGLPKRTEMGREKFLGKVWEWKAANGGQIEQQARRLGDSMDWSRSAFTMSGAESAPATEKPGNFHDAVLKVFVEMYNKGLIYRGKRLVNWDPHFETAISDLEVENIEVDGHMWHFKYPLAGGETYEYVEKDEDGNITLRETRDYISIATTRPETMLGDGAVAVHKDDERYAPIVGKLCEIPVGPKEQRRLIPIITDPYPDMDFGSGAVKITGAHDFNDYEVAKRGNIPMYNLMDTKGAMRADGKPYIEEAATAQAIANGEQEFDEAMIAAMNMVPEEYRGLDRFEARKRVVADITAEGNAVMTFVPAPEPGPREDNAEVPDQVRDAGHWEPFVEAKKIMQPFGDRSKVVIEPMLTDQWFVDTAKIVGPALEAVKEGRTKIMPESGEKVYYHWLENIEPWCISRQLWWGHQIPVWYGPKKASGHELVEAASGAIEYYKNGYEAFCAPNAEEALELAKDFYGDSVDISVTGDGGYGYWLDNNRNFESIHIGRDPDVLDTWFSSGLWPFGTLGWPAEDEAMKYFPGDVLVTGQDILFFWVARMMMMSEAVLGQEPFHTVYLHQLVRDAKGEKMSKTKGNVVDPLDMIDAYGADALRFSNAQMAALGGVLKISEDRIKGYRNFGTKLWNAFSFAEHYEIPYPGDAARPAATQTLNKWIIGETGKVRETVDAAMEAYRFNDAADALYAFTWGKVCDWYLEFSKPILQGDDAAAKAETEQTLRWVLDQCLILLHPIMPFITEELWQLADNRAKMLVHADWPTYTAAELLDADADREMNWVIDLIDNVRSARAQVHVPAGAKVPLLVTGLEAKGQSAWDNNHVLIQRLARIESLAHVDDFPKGCVTIPMDGGTFGIPLADLIDVAEEIARLEKTMQKLGKELGGLRGRLNNPKFVASAPDDVVAEAKANLALRENEEEQLKAAIARLAELG
- a CDS encoding xanthine dehydrogenase family protein molybdopterin-binding subunit gives rise to the protein MEKFGKSQSVTRVEDQRFLTGRGRYVDDIAPPNALFAYFLRATVAHGEITSLDLDEARAMPGVHLIATADDLVRAGVVLGLAASTVKNRDGSPGAAPERPLLAQGRVRHVGEAIAMIVADTLAAAKDAAEMILVEIDDLPVHVDLAVGGEAIHAEAPENLAYDWGLGDEAATRTRIQEAAHVVTVDVMDNRIIANAMEPRGCYAEVVDGRLHVALNGQGVWVPKADLARHFKLDPAEIRVTTPDVGGGFGMKAMRYPEPFCVAHAARVLGRPVRWMSDRSEAMLSDNSGRDLTTTATLAFDANYQITAYQIDTIANMGAYNSQFAQGIQTDLFSKVLMGTYDVQTAYMRTRGIYTNTTPVDAYRGAGRPEAIFVLERTIDEAARQLGVDPWMLREKNFIAPDKFPYKTVSGVTYDVGDFAMVLASAGREADRAGFAARKAASAKNGKLRGQGLCYYIESILGNPSETTAVEFTPEGATIYVGTQSNGQGHETVYAQFLSDQTGIPADQIAVVQGDSDRIATGGGTGGSRSVTVQNTATLAAVDVILEGFTAFLADVEGVDASAISFDDERFRIAGSNLTPTMLEVADLARDAGRDDLLRHAATIKLDNRSFPNGAHVTEVEIDPETGVVTVDRYTVVDDFGNLINPMLVEGQVHGGVAQGIGQALTERVVFDDDGQLLTASFMDYGMPRADDLPMIKFSTECVPSTYNPMGMKGCGEAGTVGALAAMANAVLDALWDVGVREVEMPFTPHRVWETIHKAKADRAAA
- a CDS encoding DUF2235 domain-containing protein; the encoded protein is MQLRDWFFGLFGRRARSEESGIRGRGPAIHVVILDGTMSSLAEGRETNAGLTFKLLSEVSATRNLTVHYEAGIQWRDWKTTWDVMTGKGINRQITRAYGVVASRYREGDKIVLVGYSRGAYAVRSLAGVIDLVGLVRSEHATVRAIRQAYRHYSSGAQSQVVQDFRTHYCHPSIEVEAVAVWDTVKALGLRLPIIWRWAEAQHDFHNHALGPHIRNGFHALAIDETRQAYAPVMWQCPEGWSGHVEQVWFRGNHGDVGGQVWQHPQSRPLSNIPLVWMLERLSDCGVPFPEGWCDRFIQDVSAPSIGNWRAWAKVFLSRRKRKVCQDRSERLHESIGGELPPVSVAAQFHDQTSG